Proteins co-encoded in one Chitinophagales bacterium genomic window:
- the trpA gene encoding tryptophan synthase subunit alpha, producing the protein MITPYVISLTSKKVKDEMQNRITTLFQRKDNPKVLSIFFTAGYPQLQDTAVILEALQDAGADMVEIGIPFSDPIADGPTIQHSSEVALQNGMSLALLFEQLQNIRERVSIPLLLMGYLNPVMQYGMESFCKKATEVSIDGVILPDLPIEEYVTSYKSLFEAHNLSNILLITPQTADKRIELIDEHTEGFIYVVSDNSTTGKVKQVSDIQEAYFQRIANKNLKNPLVIGFGIKDHESFSRACQFAEGAIIGSAYIKTLEGSNNIAESTKSFVRNIKFGKSLKTA; encoded by the coding sequence TTGATTACTCCTTATGTCATTAGTCTTACGTCTAAAAAAGTAAAAGACGAGATGCAAAACCGAATCACCACATTGTTTCAAAGAAAGGACAATCCCAAAGTATTATCCATTTTTTTTACGGCGGGTTATCCTCAATTGCAGGATACAGCAGTCATTCTTGAAGCACTTCAAGATGCTGGTGCGGATATGGTTGAAATAGGAATTCCATTTTCTGACCCAATTGCAGATGGGCCAACGATACAGCACAGTTCGGAGGTTGCACTTCAAAATGGGATGAGTTTGGCTCTTCTTTTTGAACAGTTGCAGAACATTCGAGAACGAGTTTCTATTCCTTTGTTGCTGATGGGTTATCTCAATCCTGTGATGCAATATGGTATGGAATCATTTTGTAAAAAAGCGACAGAAGTGAGTATTGATGGGGTGATTTTACCAGATTTGCCGATTGAAGAATATGTAACATCCTATAAGTCTTTGTTTGAAGCCCATAATTTATCCAATATCTTGTTGATTACGCCTCAAACTGCTGACAAACGTATCGAACTGATTGACGAACACACTGAAGGTTTCATTTATGTCGTATCTGATAACAGCACTACAGGTAAAGTGAAACAGGTTTCCGATATACAAGAAGCATATTTTCAGCGAATTGCAAACAAAAACCTTAAAAATCCTTTGGTGATTGGTTTTGGAATCAAAGACCATGAGAGTTTTTCGAGGGCTTGTCAATTCGCAGAAGGTGCCATCATTGGCAGTGCATACATTAAGACATTGGAGGGGTCAAATAACATTGCGGAATCAACAAAATCTTTTGTACGCAATATTAAATTTGGAAAATCCCTAAAAACAGCTTAA
- a CDS encoding gamma-glutamylcyclotransferase family protein — MKVAPNDLPSSYIFAYGSLQRGFDNEMSNLVERSFSYTGKGYIEGSLYDVGEFPAAISAGRPGSKVHGELFRIPPCEVPLVELLDEYEGCPELYERVLMEVTTDDGHTVEAMVYVYKRTTQNLNPIESGNYRQYYEDAAKRY, encoded by the coding sequence ATGAAAGTTGCTCCAAACGATCTCCCCTCTTCTTATATTTTTGCCTACGGTAGTTTGCAAAGAGGATTCGACAATGAAATGTCAAATTTAGTTGAACGTTCCTTTTCCTATACAGGAAAGGGCTACATCGAAGGTAGCCTCTACGATGTAGGTGAGTTTCCTGCTGCAATTTCTGCGGGTCGTCCTGGTTCTAAGGTGCATGGCGAGCTTTTTAGGATCCCTCCATGCGAAGTGCCTCTGGTTGAATTATTGGACGAATACGAAGGTTGCCCAGAATTGTATGAACGTGTATTGATGGAAGTAACCACAGACGATGGTCATACGGTTGAAGCAATGGTATATGTTTACAAACGTACGACCCAAAATTTGAATCCTATAGAGTCTG